GAACAGTTCTCTTCAGTTGCAGGGTCCGTGTTACCCCATCATATTTCCGAGTATAAATGGTAAGTctcgcatgaataattgaatatcaAGTCCTCTGATACTCAGCAAGATCCTGCCAATTTGTGAGAACGTGAAGTACATGCGCTAATTTTGATCTCTTTCTGTCACTGCAGTCTACTGGAGCTGCCAGTTTATTGCAAGGCCATCCAATGTTTCTCTGAAGCATTGGCAGCAGATGGGTGGTGTTAGCATTGATGAGAACATGCTAATAGACAAGACAATTCACAATAGCATCAACTATAAATCTTCTGTCTTAAAGGTTTGTCTCAGTACTACTTGCACTATCGGTCCATTTATCTGTTTCACAAGAAATATATTCTTCCTAAGTTCTTATCCAAAATGTCTGTCCATATATAGTTAAAGCATGCTTTTCTTCTATGGGTCAACATTATTTCACTGCAAGTTACACGACATTAAATGTTCCGTCAGTAAAGAAACACTATCAGCCGCATGTATTGCTAAAACAAAGTAGCAGCCTCATGTGATTGATATTACTCGGTTACATTTGTTAGATTCAATTTGACAGATATGCTCCTGCAAAAAACATTGAGAGCTATGTACATGCTTGCTTGTGTATATGTAGATTCTTGGAACTaatattttttttcttattttgcAGAGATATGTTGCAGATATTGGGAAGTCTTGGCCTGTGTTAATCGTTTGTGGGGGATTACTCCCTCTTTTCCTATCTTTGATATGGTTAGCGATGATCCGATATTATGTTGCTGGTATGCCATGGATAACAGTGATCCTTTTCAATGCCCTTGTAGTATCAGTCACGATGTTCTTCTATATAAAAGGTAGGATGCTTACCCAACTTCTAAATATAAGTACCACAAACTGTTATAGGTAGCAAAGTGGCGTCATGTGATATTTATCAGGAGACATCATCTTATACGTAATCTCATATGTTTGGAATATTTTATGTACTCAGCTGGCTGGATTGGCAATGATCCCTTAACTGTTGTGATTGGTCCAAGTGATCCATATGTCAGCATAGGTGGACGGGTATGCTTGTACCTCCTGTTGTTATTATTTTTAACACTATCTTTGCTACACTTTTCGTTATCCCATGATTCATCTCTTCACCAGGAAATAAACCACCTTCATGCTGCTGCTGTATTGATGACAGTGGTAATGATCATTGCTTGCCTGACTTCAATAGCTATTGTTCGGCGTATACTGATAGCGACATCCACAACCGTCCTAAAGGTGCGTATGGTGCTGAATCCACTAGCTTCACATGCACACCGTTTCCCGCAATAAGCTGTGCGGGATTACAGCtcgcattttgcaaaagcatgggtGCTAGCTTATGTGTGTTGTCTATTTCTTGCTTGTATTTTCTGAGCGCTCATCAGGATGAACTGTATGTAGGTGGCTGCAAAGGTCATTGGTGAAGTCCATGCACTCATCATCTTTCCGGTCGTACCATACTTCGCCCTTGCTATCATCTATATGTTCTGGTTTGCGGCGACACTGTATCTTTTCAGCTCTGGTCAAGTTCTACAAAATGATTGCAATGCAGAGTGCTGCTCATTTGATCTCAAGCTGGGAAAAGTAAATTGTGACAGCTGTTGCGGGTACAGTGTCCATTACACCCCTCATATTGGAATTGCGATTCTTTTCCACCTGTTTGGCTGTTACTGGGCAACACAATTCTTCATCGCATGCTCTTCGACCGTAATTGCTGGATCAGTTGCTTCATACTACTGGGCGCGTGGTGAAATATCGGCAAGCACCGCACACGAACCTTAGACTGGCAAATAACTCCAGTTAATTGTCATGTTTTAACATTGGAAGGCAGTGTTTTCCATCCGACTGATTGTGTGGCACATTGTTGTTTTGCAGCATGACATACCATTTCATACCGTGGTGTCCTCCGTGAAGCGTTTGCTGCGCTACAGCCTTGGATCTGTGGCTCTAGGTTCACTGATCGTATCCAGCGTGGAGTGGGTGCGGTGTATACTTAAATCGCTCCGCCGTAGGCTGAAGGGGGTTGATTCAACTGGTGAAAGCCGCTTGGGGAAGACAGTGTCATCCTCATCTCACTGCTGCTTGGGCTGCATAGACTGGACCATCAAGTCAGTGAACCGGAATGCTTATATCGTGGTAAGTACCAACAGTCCTCCTCGCTGTACTTGTTACAACTGTCTTGTGTGGCTTTGATGAGAATTGCGCCGATACAAATCGGTTTCTTGACACCGCGAACTGCCGGTGAAGATTGCCGTTACAGGGAAAGGGTTCTGCAAAGCCTCCGAGCTCGCGACCGGGCTGATAATGAACAACATACTGCGCATCGGTAAGGTGAACGTCATCGGGGACGTGATCCTCTACCTCGGAAAGCTGTGCGTGAGCCTGTCCAGCGCGCTGTTCGCGTTCCTCATGCTGGACACCCACAAGTACAGGTCTGCTCACAACAAGATATCGTCCCCGCTCTTCCCCGTGCTGGTAAGCAAGCGGTGTCCTTTCGAaatatggccgaaaaccgcactcaccTATCCGTCCTAGATGCATGCATAACTGAACTTAACTTATCTCCGGCATGACATATGTGTACATTTTGGTTGTCAGCTGTGCTGGGCGCTTGGGTACGTGGTGGCGCAGCTCTTCTTCGGGGTGGTGGAGACGTCGGTGGAGACGATAATCCTGTCCTTCTGCCAGGACACGGAGGAGCACGACGGGGAGGCGCAGTACGCTCCCCCGCTGCTCATGGAGACGCTGGGCGACACGAGCCAGCTGCAGAGGCTCACGCAGGGGCCTTGATTCGACCCAGCTTCTCGGCATTGATCGACTTTAGTAGTGTAGGGTTACCAGAGGCAGCTGGTTGGGTGAATGGCTTTGACCATAATAATACGCACTATATACTACTACTATTAATTAACTGCATTGTTAGGTGGAATGAAAGCATGCCTGGCTACGGTGGCAAAGACCTCTACTACTAGTAGTGTCGATGAAGTTCTTTgtgatggggatggggatggcAATTGGATACCAGATGGATGGTGGATGTTGCTCCATGACTGACGGTTCAACCTATAtcccgcaaaaaagaaaagaaaaagagaacggTTCAACCTATATCAATGCTAGGTAGTAGTACAACGGAAGTCTAGCAATGATGAAATGCGATCATCATGCTGATGTGAGCACTGGTGTAAAGCAACCGAATGGGGTTGGAAACCAAATACTAGGTGGTACAAGTAGTCGTGTCGTGTCTCGTGTGGCTGCTATGTGAATAATCCTAAGAAAACGTGCTGGTGGTCAACAGAGACTAGAACAAAATATCGTTAGTGAGACTACCCGAAGTAATAATTTAACTCTTTCAAACCCAAGGGGTCTGGTGGGTTTAGATGGATGAGGGAgatttttttgcttttgttttttgtttttgcggaTGATGGATGAGGGAGATTGGAGTGGACCGGCCGTCTAATGATTCATCTGAAATCTACTCTACACTGCAAATTATCTACATGTGTGTGCAGGTCAACTGACTATATGTCGGCCATCTGAAATGGAAATTACCTGCGTGTCAACGTCGCGCGCCACCATTTAATCTAGTGCACACTAGTGCTATCAAAGCAAAATATGTCATAGCAGGCTGCTGAATGCTGCCCCCGTTCATACACAACGCCTCCTAAAAGCACGCCTAGTCCTAGCTAGGCGTCATTTTCTGTCACTCTCCGTCTCGGCCGGCCGGTCGTGGAAGAGAGCTTCATATTATTATTACATCCGACTTTTCCTGATGCGGCAATTCAAccagcttcttcttctcctccgtgTCTGATCACTCGCCATCACCGGCTTCTTCTCCTCCATACAGGAGCTAGGAAGGAACTCTCTCTGGTGCTGTGTGTATTATATGATCGAGTCGCCATGCCTTGTTGCTCTTGCTGCTTCCGCGTCTCCAACAAGGAAGAGAAACACGCCTCCAATCTCTACTCCCGTTCCATGGGCAGTAAGCAACAGTTTCCCATTCCTCACGTTACTTGCCATTCATGGAATTGACTAACCTTTGGCTTCAGGACTGTCATCTGAGAAGAAGATCAAGCTCTTCTCCTACGCGGAGCTGCGGTCGGCGACCAACAACTTCCACCGGAGCAACCACATCGGGCGAGGCGGCTTCGGCGCCGTCTACAAGGGCGCGCTGCGGGACGGCAGCGGCGACGTGGCGGTCAAGGTGCTGTCCGCGCACTCCCGGCAGGGCACCAGGGAGTTCCTCACCGAGATCGACGTCATCGCCAACGTGGAGCACCCCAGCCTGGTGTCCCTGCTGGGCTGCTGCGTGGAGGGCCGCCACCGCATCCTCATCTACGAGCTCCTCCCCAACGGCAGCCTCCACGGCGCcctcctcgcctccgccagcgaccCCTCCAGGCTCACCTGGGCGATCAGGCGCGGCGTCTGCGTCGGCGTCGCTAGGGGCCTGGCGTTCCTGCACGAGGAGATGGCATCCGGCCCCATCGTGCACAGGGACATCAAGGCCAGCAACGTCCTCCTCGACGCCGGCTACGGCGCCAAGATCGGCGACTTCGGCCTCGCCAAGCTCTTCCCGGACGCCGCCACGCACGTCAGCACCCGCGTCGCGGGGACCGCGGGGTACCTCGCGCCGGAGTACGCGCTGTACGGCCATCTCACCAAGAAGGCCGACGTCTACAGCTTCGGGGTGCTGCTGCTGGAGACCGTCACCGGCAAGAGCAGCTCCAGGAGCTTCCATTTATCCGACGAGGGGGACAAGGtgctggtggagagggtgtgggAGCTCTACGAGGCGGCCAACCTCAGGGACATGATCGACCCGGCGAtggaagacggctgcaatgaggaGGAGGCTGTGAGGTACATGAAGGTGGCGCTGCTGTGCACGCAGGCGACGCCGCTGCGGCGGCCGTCGATGCCGCGGGTGCTGGAGATGCTGGAGAGGGAGGATGTCCGGTTGAGGGAGAAAGAGATCACGCCGCCGGGCTACGTCCTCCGGGACAACAACGACATCCACTCCACGTCCATGGTCGTTGCTTCGCACACCGTGACGGAGGTAGCGCCAAGGTAAAGAAGTGTTAAACGAGTCTATAGCCTAGCCCTAGGTTGTTAGGATCAGCTCGTGTGCTGTATAGATAATGATCAAGTTAGGTTGTTGTAAATAAATCCTAACTGGATTGTATTTTGTACCCTGCCTGAGTATAAATGGAAGGCAAGGCCTGCGCATAAATCAGGGCAATTCATTCCTTCTGACTAGAAGGTTCGACCGTTCGAGtacctagctagctagtagtagtagAATTGAACTGACAAGCTGAGACAAGCTGAGAGGGTCTAGCAGTCCTTGCCATGAATGAtgtcatcattgttttctctttgatATGAGCCAAAAATGCATTTGGCCTTTGCATCGATGTATGCATGCAACCATGTTTGGTGTTGTTCCACAACTTTGTAAGGCAGATTGTCTTTTGATTTAATCCTTTCAAGGAGCAACCTGCAGGAGCGTTGTCTTTTCATTAAAAAGGAGGAAATTACTTCTATAAAGGATGCTGCGGGCGAAAAATGAACGATCCCGATAAAAGTAATTCTCCGCGGGGAAATTACTTCTATTAAGAGTCTAGCAGTCCTTGCCATGAATGATACCATCACTGTTTTTTTTTTCCGAAGGGCCACAAATGCCTCTAGCCTTTGCATCGATGTATGGCATGCAACCATTTTAATGGCAATTGTTTTAATCTTTATAAGTAAATGAAACTAAAAGAAACTTGAAGGGAATCGAGCACAACCCATTCTGTCCGTGAACGTGAAGTAATTTTTACCGGTAAAAAAGTGCGTACCGATAAGAAATCTATCATTGTTGAATGCTTGAAGATCGGCGCATGGGCCACATGTTTCTCCTCATTCTTTTCCTATACGAAACGAATATCAAACCAAATACGGTGGAGGTCCCACCCACGTCACTGTCCTTCACATGCACGCATGTAGTAATGTACCGACCCAATCTCTCTTTTCTCATACAAGATCTCTTAGAGGAACTGCTATttcttgagcttacgttggttttttttaagagaaaagggtgatgcagcaaaataaaaataagtatttcttgcggttgagaaccaaggtatcaatcgagtaggagaaaCATACAAGTCACCAATGattgcacctacacaaataaacaaatacttgcgcccaacgcgataaagggccagttcttttgggcaattctccgagaattgaccccctccccagcttctcccagaattggCACTCTATATTTTCTTACAATTCCTAGCTAATTAGATCTTAACtagctaggaattgtaaaaaaagatgaagtggcaattctgggagaagctggggagggggtcaattctcggagaattgcccaaaagaactggcccaaagaggttgtcaatcccttcacggttacttgcaaggaaaATATCACCTGATCATCCTACTGTAAAAATATCACTTGATCATCCCATCGATCCGCGACGATcacccagcaggctctcaatgaaagcaccaatgtcggttctatatccggcgtatctcgtacactagtgcagaaccgggttgtatcaccggttcgtaaggccctttagtgtcggttctgtaaccgacactaaaggatggggactaaaggtccccccctttaataccggttcaacacgaactgcaactaaagggccaccacgtggcacgagccagcgcctagggcggggagacctttaatgccggttggtaacaccaaccggtactaaaaggtttggggggttttgagttcatgatttctttttcctttaattttgtgtttttcatttaattctttttcatttgctggtattttacgatactatatattgtacacattatgcatatatataaatagaatttctcgtagaaccgatcatatatattaTCGAATGTCTCGCACCaccattcacacatacacatgtatatatatactggtatatatatataatttctcctaCATGGAGGCATTACTGCGGTAACGGGTAatggtattctcctttgggatttatgacctggtcgagcaaaaatcccgctatttcctcttgaattactCCTACGCGATccgttggtaggagcttatccctcaCCTCATTGAActtttaagaaggagatcaatatccatgtattagttgtgtgattagatatcgataatgatgtaaaaattatgAGTAGTGTTCTGGCAAACGTACCCACAGCTGTCTATCAGATTTGATCTTTTTGGACGCCATCatacgaatgttctcgcaaacatagtatgcacataaatcAGTCCCCGACGCCTACTTCATGGCCTTTATGAGAATATAAATCAAtctgataataattaatcaagcatgataattaatgatattgaaactagAGTTAAAGATATGGTAGCTAGCTGGTACTATACTTAATTACTTACCCTGGGTCGAAACAAATGcaacttttgtttccattcgcctggaACCGTATTGATGAACTTTTGCCAAGTCctacccgccggcaaagaaaatgaataaaggagtaattaattagttgatatcaggaaatgacgaactaaagaggccgacactgttggggaacgtagtaatttcaaaaaaattcctacgcacacgcaagatcatggtgatgcatagcaacgagagtggagagtgttgtcaacgtaccctcgtagaccggcaatggaagcgttgacacaacgtataggaagtagtcgtacgtcttcccgatccgaccgatccaagtaccgaacgtacggcacctccgagttctgcacatgttcaactcggtgacgtccctcgagctccgatccagcaaaacgttgagggagagtttcgtcagcacgacgacgtgatgatggtgatgatgttctaccgaggcagggcttcgcctaagcaccactatgatatgaccgaggtggaatatcgtggaagggggcaccgcacacggctaaggaacgatcacgaggatcaacttgtgtgtcatggggtgcccccttgcctcagtatataaaggagggagagggggaggtgcggccggccctatgggtgcgcctggaggagtcctactccaaccgggagtaggactcccccctcttaccttgttggaaaaggaaggaggaagggagaaagaggaaaggggggcgccaccccccattcgttgtcctattcggactaggggggagggggcgtgcggcctaccctggccggccctcctcttctcccttatggcccatgtaggcccaatNNNNNNNNNNNNNNNNNNNNNNNNNNNNNNNNNNNNNNNNNNNNNNNNNNNNNNNNNNNNNNNNNNNNNNNNNNNNNNNNNNNNNNNNNNNNNNNNNNNNNNNNNNNNNNNNNNNNNNNNNNNNNNNNNNNNNNNNNNNNNNNNNNNNNNNNNNNNNNNNNNNNNNNNNNNNNNNNNNNNNNNNNNNNNNNNNNNNNNNNNNNNNNNNNNNNNNNNNNNNNNNNNNNNNNNNNNNNNNNNNNNNNNNNNNNNNNNNNNNNNNNNNNNNNNNNNNNNNNNNNNNNNNNNNNNNNNNNNNNNNNNNNNNNNNNNNNNNNNNNNNNNNNNNNctcgatactccggtaaaatcccgatttcacccggaacatttctgatatccaaatataggcttccaatatatcaatctttatgtctcgaccatttcgagactcctcgtcatgtctgtgatcacatccaggactccgaacaaccttcggtacaacaaaacacaaaaaccctaattacgatcatcaccgaactttaagcgtgcggaccctacgggttcgagaactatgtagacatgaccgagacacgtctctggtcaataaccaatagcggaacctggatgctcatattggctcctacatattctacgaagatcttcatcggtcagaccgcataacaacatacgttgttccctttgtcatcggtatgttacttgcccgagattcgatcgttggtatctcaatacctagttcaatctcgttaccggcaagtctctttactcgttccgtaatacatcatcccgcaactaacttattagttgcaatgcttgcaaggcttgagtgatgtgcattaccgagagggcccagagatacctctccgacaatcagagtgacaaatcctaatctcgaaatatgccaacccaacaagtaccttcggagacacctgtagagcacctttataatcacccaattacgttgtgacgtttggtagcacacaaagtgttcctccggtaaacaggagttgcataatctcatagtcataggaacatgtataagttatgaagaaagcaatagcaacaaactaaacgatcaagtgctaagctaacggaatgggtcaagtcaatcacatcattctcctaatgatgtgatcccgttaatcaaatgacaactcatgtctatggttaggaaacataaccatctttgatcaacgagctagtcaagtagaggcatactagtgacactttgtttgtctatgtattcacacatgtattatgtttccggttaatacaattctagcatgaataataaacatttatcatgatataaggaaataaataataactttattattgcctctagggcatatttccttcagtctcccacttgcactagagtcaataatctagattacacagtaatgattctaacacccatggagccttggtgctgatcatgttttgctcgtggaagaggcttagtcagcgggtctgcaacattcagatccgtatgtatcttgcaaatttctatgtctcccacttggactaaatcccgaatggaattgaagcgtctcttgatgtgcttggttctcttgtgaaatttggattccttcaccaaggcaattgcaccagtattgtcacaaaagattttcattggacccgatgcactaggtatgacacctagatcggatatgaactccttcatccaaactccttcatttgctgcttccgaagcagctatgtactccgcttcacatgtagatcccgccatgacgctttgtttagaactgcaccaattgacagctccaccgttcagtaaaaacacgtatccggtttgtgatttagaaacgtccggatcagtgtcaaagcttgcatgaacgtaaccatttacgatgagctctttgtcacctccatatacgagaaacatatccttagtccttttcaggtattttaggatgttcttgaccgctgtccagtgatccactcctggattactttggtacctctctgctagacttatagcaaggcacacatcaggtctggtacacagcattgcatacatgatagagcctatggctgaagcatagggaacatctttcattttctctctatcttctgcggtggtcggacattgagtcttactcaacttcacacattgtaacacaggcaagaaccctttctttcctTGATCCAATTTGAACTTGttcagaactttgtcaaggtatgtgatttgtgaaagtccaattaagcgtcttgatctatctctatagatcttaatgcccaatatgtaagcagcttcaccgtggtctttcattgaaaaactcttattcaagtatccctttatgctatccagaaattctatatcatttccaatcaataatatgtcatccacatataatatcagaaatgctacagagctcccactcactttcttgtaaatacaggcttctccaaaagtctgtacaaaaccaaatgctttgatcacactatcaaagcgtttattccaactccgagaggcttgcaccagtccataaatggatcgctggagcttgcacactttgttagctccctttggatcgacaaaaccttctggttgcatcatatacaactcttcttccagaaatccattcaggaatgcagttttgacatccatttgccaaatttcataatcataaaatgcggcaattgctaacatgattcggatagacttaagcatcgctacgggtgagaaggtctcatcgtagtcaatcccttgaacttgtcaaaaaccttttgcaacaagtcgagctttgtagacagtaacattaccgtcagcgtcagtcttcttcttgaagatccatttattctcaattgcttgccgatcaacgggcaagtcaaccaaagtccacactttgttctcatacatggatcccatctcagatttcatggcttctagccattttgcggaatctgggctcaccatcgcttcttcatagttcataggttcatcatgatctagtagcatgacttccagaacaggattaccgtaccactctggtgcggatcttactctggttgatctacgaggtttggtagtaacttgatctgaagtttcatgatcattatcattagcttcctcactaattggtgtaggtgtcacagaaaccgatttctgtgatgtactactttccaataagggagcaggtacagttacctcatcaagttctacttttctcctactcacttctttcgagagaaactccttctctagaaaaactccgaatttagcaacaaaagtcttgccttcggatctgtgatagaaggtgtacccaacagtctcctttgggtatcctatgaagacacatttctccgatttgggttcgagcttatcaggttgaagctttttcacataagcatcgcagccccaaactttcagaaacgacaactttggtttcttgccaaaccacagttcataaggcgtcgtctcaacggatttcgatggtgtcttatttaacgtgaatgcaatcgtctctaaagcataaccccgaaacaataatggtaaatcagtaagagacatcatagatcgcaccatatctaataaagcatgatttcgatgtttggacacaccattacgctgtggtgttccgagtggcatgagttgcgaaactattccgcattgtttcaaatgtagaccaaactcgtaagtcaaatattctcctccacgatcagatcgtagaaactttattttcttgttatgatgattttcaacttcactcttaaattctttgaactttttaaatgtttaagacttatgtttcattaagtagatatacccatatctgcttaaatcatctgtgaaggtgagaaaataacgatatccaccacgagcctcaacattcattggaccacatatatctgtatgtatgatttccaacaaatctgttgctctctccatagtaccggagaacggcgttttagtcatcttacccatgaggcacggttcgcaagtaccaagtgattcataatcaagtggttccaaaagtccatcagtatggagtttcttcatgcgctttacaccgacatgacctaaacgacagtgccacaaataatttgcactatcattatcaactctacatcttttgatttcaacattatgaatatgtgtatcactactatcgagattcatcaaaaatagaccactcttcaagggtgcatgaccgtaaaagatattactcatataaatagaacaaccattattctctgatttaaatgaataaccgtctcgcatcaaacaagatctagatataatgttcatgctcaacgctggcaccaaataacaattatttaggtctaatactaatcccgaaggtagatgtagaggtagcgtgccgaccgcgatcacatcgactttggacccatttcccacacgcatcgtcacctcgtccttagccaatcttcgcttaatccgtagcccctgtttctagttgcaaatgttagcaacagaaccaatatcaaataccccagtgctactgcgagcattagtaaggtatacaccagtaacatgtatatcacatatacctttattcactttgccatccttcttatccgccaaatacttggggcagttccgcttccagtgaccagtctgcttgcagtagaagcactctgtctcaggcttgggtccagacttgggtttcttctcctgagcagcaacttgtttgctattcttcttgaagttccctttcttcttccctttgccctgtttcttgaaactggtggtcttattgaccatcaacacttgatgctccttcttgatttctacctccgcggcttttagcatcgcgaagagctcaggaatagtcttattcatcccttgcatattatagttcatcacgaagcttttgtagcttggtggcagtgattgaagaagtctgtcaatgacactatcaacaggaagattaacccccagttgagtcaagtgattatgatacccagacattttgagtatatgttcactgacagaactattctcctccatcttgtagctatagaacttattggagacttcatatctctcaatccggg
This portion of the Triticum dicoccoides isolate Atlit2015 ecotype Zavitan chromosome 7A, WEW_v2.0, whole genome shotgun sequence genome encodes:
- the LOC119330832 gene encoding cold-responsive protein kinase 1-like, whose amino-acid sequence is MPCCSCCFRVSNKEEKHASNLYSRSMGRLSSEKKIKLFSYAELRSATNNFHRSNHIGRGGFGAVYKGALRDGSGDVAVKVLSAHSRQGTREFLTEIDVIANVEHPSLVSLLGCCVEGRHRILIYELLPNGSLHGALLASASDPSRLTWAIRRGVCVGVARGLAFLHEEMASGPIVHRDIKASNVLLDAGYGAKIGDFGLAKLFPDAATHVSTRVAGTAGYLAPEYALYGHLTKKADVYSFGVLLLETVTGKSSSRSFHLSDEGDKVLVERVWELYEAANLRDMIDPAMEDGCNEEEAVRYMKVALLCTQATPLRRPSMPRVLEMLEREDVRLREKEITPPGYVLRDNNDIHSTSMVVASHTVTEVAPR
- the LOC119330830 gene encoding choline transporter protein 1-like, whose product is MRGPLGRDASGAGAGGGKGGDDAAAGIIRHDRKCRDLPFLALFAAFWVAMIVNSSFGFNQGSPLRLTYGLDYKGNICGSKHGDPDLSELDVRYWVNPNQVYQSGLKNSTNDLADAKAICLMECPYPAEDGLNFVCDYPEGDIRLSVDDWIDRDYDYFEYLTPDMRNSSLQLQGPCYPIIFPSINVYWSCQFIARPSNVSLKHWQQMGGVSIDENMLIDKTIHNSINYKSSVLKRYVADIGKSWPVLIVCGGLLPLFLSLIWLAMIRYYVAGMPWITVILFNALVVSVTMFFYIKAGWIGNDPLTVVIGPSDPYVSIGGREINHLHAAAVLMTVVMIIACLTSIAIVRRILIATSTTVLKVAAKVIGEVHALIIFPVVPYFALAIIYMFWFAATLYLFSSGQVLQNDCNAECCSFDLKLGKVNCDSCCGYSVHYTPHIGIAILFHLFGCYWATQFFIACSSTVIAGSVASYYWARGEISHDIPFHTVVSSVKRLLRYSLGSVALGSLIVSSVEWVRCILKSLRRRLKGVDSTGESRLGKTVSSSSHCCLGCIDWTIKSVNRNAYIVIAVTGKGFCKASELATGLIMNNILRIGKVNVIGDVILYLGKLCVSLSSALFAFLMLDTHKYRSAHNKISSPLFPVLLCWALGYVVAQLFFGVVETSVETIILSFCQDTEEHDGEAQYAPPLLMETLGDTSQLQRLTQGP